In the Fibrobacter sp. UWEL genome, one interval contains:
- a CDS encoding PilW family protein yields MQINPRADLLLKSNAARGFTLMELLIAMVLAGLLTGTALAFWQGTHSTHHHLVKTYLLDTETLIDEMRQVHPYGPDRRRRNLPQ; encoded by the coding sequence ATGCAAATAAACCCGCGGGCGGATCTCCTCTTGAAATCAAATGCAGCCAGAGGCTTTACCTTGATGGAGCTTCTTATCGCGATGGTTCTTGCGGGCTTACTGACAGGAACCGCGCTTGCTTTCTGGCAGGGCACTCACTCCACCCACCACCATCTGGTTAAAACCTACCTGCTGGATACAGAAACCCTCATTGACGAAATGCGCCAAGTTCATCCCTACGGACCAGACCGCCGTCGACGCAACCTCCCGCAGTAA